A part of Mycolicibacterium sp. TUM20985 genomic DNA contains:
- a CDS encoding acyl-CoA dehydrogenase family protein: MSEFDALCANDGDLADLRKGIREFLAADRDSFGWTPAVDCWLSSWDTAFSIRLAEAGFIGLTIPVEYGGRAPADGSGYLHRYVVTEELLAHGAPVGAHWIADRQVAPGLLAYGTEEQRRRLLPLIAAGRLYSAIGMSEHGAGSDLAAVQSRATRDDDGWVLNGTKVWTSGAHLAHQIVVLVRTSPLDTEHRHAGFSQFIVPTDLPGITISPIVLMNGEHHFNEVLFDDVRLTDHDVLGQIGAGWHQVTSELGFERSGPERLLSTATMLFEIVAALRRRDVDDRTAAAVGDLVARMISLRQLSISVARALTAGQDANTRAALVKDVGTHFEQESVERAADLVDLVDGPEGVRLRELLDTARVHAPLFTLRGGTNEVLRGLVAKAAR, from the coding sequence GGCGATCTCGCTGATCTTCGCAAGGGGATCAGGGAGTTCCTGGCGGCCGACCGCGACTCCTTCGGGTGGACGCCGGCGGTGGACTGCTGGCTGTCCAGCTGGGACACCGCGTTCAGCATCCGGCTCGCCGAGGCCGGTTTCATCGGCCTGACCATCCCCGTCGAATATGGCGGCCGCGCCCCGGCGGACGGGTCGGGGTATCTGCACCGCTACGTGGTGACCGAGGAACTGCTCGCGCACGGCGCACCGGTGGGCGCACATTGGATCGCGGACCGCCAGGTCGCCCCCGGCCTGCTGGCGTACGGGACCGAGGAGCAACGACGGCGCTTGCTGCCACTCATCGCGGCGGGACGGCTGTACTCCGCGATCGGCATGAGCGAGCACGGCGCGGGCTCCGACCTCGCGGCCGTCCAGTCCAGGGCCACGCGCGACGACGACGGCTGGGTGCTCAACGGCACCAAGGTGTGGACCAGCGGCGCGCACCTCGCCCATCAGATCGTCGTGCTGGTACGGACCAGCCCCCTCGATACCGAGCATCGTCACGCCGGCTTCAGCCAGTTCATCGTGCCGACCGACCTGCCGGGGATCACCATCAGCCCGATCGTGTTGATGAACGGTGAACACCACTTCAACGAGGTGCTGTTCGACGACGTCCGGTTGACCGATCACGACGTCCTCGGCCAGATCGGCGCCGGCTGGCACCAGGTCACCTCCGAGTTGGGGTTCGAACGCAGTGGGCCCGAGCGTCTCCTGTCCACGGCGACCATGCTGTTCGAGATCGTGGCGGCCCTGCGCCGGCGCGACGTCGACGACCGGACCGCCGCCGCCGTCGGCGATCTGGTCGCCAGGATGATCTCGCTCCGTCAGCTGTCCATCTCCGTTGCCCGAGCCCTGACCGCAGGGCAGGACGCGAACACGCGAGCGGCCCTGGTCAAGGACGTCGGCACCCACTTCGAGCAGGAGTCCGTGGAACGCGCCGCCGACCTCGTCGACCTCGTCGACGGCCCCGAGGGTGTCCGCCTCCGGGAGCTACTGGACACCGCGCGGGTACATGCGCCGCTGTTCACCCTGCGCGGGGGCACCAACGAGGTGCTGCGCGGCCTGGTCGCCAAGGCGGCCCGGTGA
- a CDS encoding acyl-CoA dehydrogenase family protein translates to MSDELEQLIEEIGQRSADARVGRHGLPEAFDDDLWRVLETSGLTRLTSAQGAGPAEAAVVLGGLARHAAAVPIAETDVLAAWLAATAELTVPDDGPLTVAVADVEPHGDRITGTAVNVPWPAAGPVVLAARSADATFVAVLDRASATTHNLAGEPRGDVPFDLSTADVIRLPRDVADELQRRGAWARCVQIVGAFDAAVHLTAAHTRERKQFGRPLSAFQAVAHSLAAMIGEVEQARAATTLAIAAANEHGFDSPRADVAVTVAKVTVGRAVGPVTTIAHQLHGAIGVTAEHQLWLATMRARSWADEFGTTGQHAARLGRMALGADEAWALVVGS, encoded by the coding sequence GTGAGCGACGAACTGGAACAGCTGATCGAGGAGATCGGACAACGGTCCGCCGATGCGCGCGTCGGACGGCACGGCCTGCCGGAGGCGTTCGACGACGACCTGTGGCGTGTTCTCGAGACCTCGGGGTTGACCAGGCTGACCAGCGCTCAAGGCGCCGGGCCGGCCGAAGCGGCCGTCGTCCTCGGCGGCCTGGCTCGGCATGCGGCAGCCGTACCGATCGCCGAGACGGACGTCCTCGCCGCGTGGTTGGCGGCGACCGCGGAGCTGACGGTTCCGGACGACGGCCCGCTGACGGTGGCGGTCGCCGACGTCGAACCGCACGGCGACCGGATCACCGGGACCGCCGTGAACGTGCCGTGGCCCGCGGCGGGACCCGTCGTCCTGGCCGCGCGCTCGGCCGACGCGACGTTCGTCGCGGTGCTCGATCGGGCGTCGGCGACGACCCACAACCTGGCCGGCGAGCCCCGCGGTGACGTGCCGTTCGACCTGTCCACGGCTGACGTCATCCGACTCCCCCGCGACGTCGCCGACGAACTTCAGCGGCGTGGGGCGTGGGCGCGGTGCGTGCAGATCGTGGGCGCCTTCGACGCCGCGGTGCACCTGACCGCTGCGCACACCAGGGAACGGAAGCAGTTCGGCCGGCCCCTCAGCGCATTCCAGGCCGTAGCGCACTCCCTGGCCGCGATGATCGGTGAAGTCGAACAGGCCCGGGCTGCAACCACCTTGGCGATCGCCGCGGCCAACGAGCACGGCTTCGACAGTCCGCGCGCCGACGTGGCCGTGACCGTCGCGAAGGTGACCGTGGGGCGCGCGGTCGGCCCGGTGACCACGATTGCGCATCAGCTGCACGGGGCCATCGGCGTCACCGCCGAGCACCAACTCTGGCTGGCCACGATGCGTGCGCGGAGTTGGGCCGACGAGTTCGGCACCACGGGTCAGCACGCCGCCCGGCTCGGCCGGATGGCGCTCGGTGCCGACGAGGCGTGGGCCCTGGTCGTCGGCTCCTAA
- a CDS encoding 1-acyl-sn-glycerol-3-phosphate acyltransferase encodes MAWLRPLIKGYHRAEVLGLDDFPQGGALVVGNHSGGLFAMDVPVFATGFYERFGFDRPVYTLSHDIIFTGPTGEFFRKTGFIPANHHNADEALRSGGVVVVFPGGDYDVYRPTLAESKIDFDGRTGYVRAALNAGVPIVPSVSIGGQEAQLFLSRGEWMAKTLRLDKLLRVKILPISFGFPFGLSAVLPVNVPLPTKIVTQVLPPIDVVAQFGDDPDIDEVDAHVRRLMQQALDELAKRRRLPVLG; translated from the coding sequence ATGGCGTGGCTCCGGCCGTTGATCAAGGGCTACCACCGCGCCGAGGTGCTCGGACTCGACGACTTCCCGCAGGGTGGGGCCCTGGTCGTCGGCAACCACTCGGGCGGACTGTTCGCCATGGACGTGCCGGTATTCGCCACGGGCTTCTACGAGAGGTTCGGCTTCGACCGGCCCGTCTACACGCTGAGCCACGACATCATCTTCACCGGCCCGACCGGTGAGTTCTTCCGCAAGACGGGCTTCATCCCAGCCAATCACCACAATGCCGACGAAGCTCTGCGCTCCGGAGGCGTCGTCGTCGTGTTCCCCGGTGGCGACTACGACGTCTACCGTCCCACCCTGGCCGAGAGCAAGATCGACTTCGACGGGCGCACCGGCTACGTGCGGGCCGCGCTCAACGCCGGCGTGCCGATCGTGCCCTCGGTGTCCATCGGGGGCCAGGAGGCGCAGCTGTTCCTCTCCCGCGGTGAATGGATGGCCAAGACCCTGCGACTCGACAAGCTGTTGCGGGTGAAGATCCTGCCGATCTCGTTCGGCTTCCCGTTCGGTCTGTCCGCCGTGCTCCCGGTGAACGTCCCGCTGCCGACGAAGATCGTCACCCAGGTGCTCCCGCCGATCGACGTCGTCGCCCAATTCGGTGACGACCCCGACATCGACGAAGTCGACGCACACGTCCGCCGTCTCATGCAGCAGGCGCTCGACGAGCTCGCCAAACGACGACGACTCCCAGTCCTCGGCTGA
- the fadD12 gene encoding acyl-CoA ligase FadD12 — translation MAITDRITGPLGLLTTMARAGVIAPLRPDKYVRIAAAMVRENMGITSGFASAAQRCPDRTGLVDELGSLTWRQIDQRADALAAALQNLPGGAPRVIGIMARNHRGFVESLVAANRIGADVLLLNTSFAGPALAEVVSREKADAVVYDEEFAPTVDRALADRPDAVRIVAWTETPQRGLTVEGLIGAHIGEHPRRAEGRSKVILLTSGTTGTPKGASHSGGSPMTLKGILDRTPWRAEEVTVVVAPMFHAWGFSQLAFAASLACTIVTRRKFDPEATLALVDEHRATGLCVVPVMFDRIMALPDDVLDRYSGRSLRFAAASGSRMRPDVVTSFMDRFGDVVYNNYNATEAGMIATATPADLRAAPDTAGRPAEGTDIRILDADRREVPTGDVGTIFVRNSTQFDGYTSGATKDFDDDYMSSGDVGYVDDAGRLFVVGRDDEMIVSGGENVYPIEVETTLAAHREVTEAFVLGVDDEQYGQRLVAFVVLATGAAATADDLKGHVRENLANYKVPRDIVVLADLPRGSTGKISRRDLQALLPPDADGPQTS, via the coding sequence ATGGCGATCACCGACCGCATCACCGGCCCACTCGGTCTGCTGACCACGATGGCGCGGGCCGGTGTGATCGCCCCGCTGCGGCCCGACAAGTACGTGCGGATCGCCGCCGCGATGGTGCGCGAGAACATGGGCATCACATCGGGTTTCGCGAGCGCTGCCCAGCGCTGCCCGGACCGGACCGGCCTGGTGGACGAGCTCGGTTCGCTGACGTGGCGCCAGATCGATCAGCGGGCCGACGCGTTGGCGGCCGCATTGCAGAATCTGCCCGGCGGCGCACCGCGCGTCATCGGGATCATGGCGCGCAATCACCGCGGCTTCGTCGAATCGCTGGTCGCGGCCAACCGGATCGGTGCGGATGTGCTGCTGCTCAACACGTCCTTCGCGGGACCCGCTCTCGCCGAAGTCGTTTCGCGGGAGAAGGCCGATGCGGTCGTCTACGACGAGGAATTCGCACCCACGGTCGACCGCGCGCTCGCCGATCGTCCCGACGCGGTGCGGATCGTGGCGTGGACCGAAACGCCGCAGCGCGGTCTCACCGTCGAGGGGTTGATTGGCGCGCACATCGGTGAACACCCGCGGCGGGCAGAGGGCAGGTCCAAGGTCATCCTGCTGACGTCCGGGACGACGGGAACTCCCAAGGGCGCCAGCCACTCCGGCGGCAGCCCGATGACGCTCAAGGGAATCCTGGACCGAACCCCCTGGCGGGCAGAGGAAGTCACCGTCGTCGTGGCACCGATGTTCCACGCGTGGGGCTTCTCGCAGCTGGCATTCGCGGCGTCCCTTGCGTGCACGATCGTCACCCGTCGAAAGTTCGACCCCGAGGCGACGCTCGCGCTCGTCGACGAGCATCGAGCGACCGGATTATGCGTCGTCCCAGTCATGTTCGACCGGATCATGGCCCTACCCGACGACGTTCTGGACCGGTACAGCGGACGCTCGCTGCGGTTCGCCGCCGCATCCGGTTCTCGGATGCGGCCCGACGTCGTCACCAGTTTCATGGACCGCTTCGGCGACGTCGTCTACAACAACTACAACGCCACCGAGGCGGGCATGATCGCCACCGCGACGCCCGCCGACCTGCGCGCGGCGCCCGACACCGCGGGCCGACCCGCCGAGGGCACCGACATCCGGATCCTCGACGCCGACCGCCGGGAGGTGCCCACCGGCGACGTGGGCACGATCTTCGTGCGCAACTCCACGCAGTTCGACGGCTACACCTCGGGTGCCACCAAGGACTTCGACGACGACTACATGTCCAGCGGCGACGTCGGTTACGTCGACGACGCGGGCCGACTGTTCGTGGTGGGCCGCGACGACGAGATGATCGTCTCGGGCGGCGAGAACGTCTACCCCATCGAGGTGGAGACGACGCTGGCGGCCCACCGGGAGGTCACCGAGGCGTTCGTCCTCGGCGTGGACGACGAGCAGTACGGCCAGCGGCTGGTGGCCTTCGTGGTACTGGCCACCGGCGCGGCCGCCACTGCCGACGACCTCAAGGGCCACGTTCGCGAGAATCTGGCGAACTACAAGGTCCCCAGGGACATCGTGGTGCTCGCCGACCTGCCTCGAGGCAGCACTGGCAAGATCTCACGACGTGACCTTCAAGCGCTCCTTCCCCCGGATGCCGATGGCCCTCAGACGTCGTAG
- a CDS encoding alpha/beta hydrolase has translation MALRRRRRYPLLRAAAEVVNAANAVRPLGREGYVTLPVFAFGWPTGEAAPVVAGASMLDAVRRGLRGDFAGPRGRIALALTVFAWGLLGRVYYRSWKSQDFFEEPLRMALGDDYAEIAAKEERRRRRGGVLRTSWARRQYVKKTDIIRYGPHRANVADVWHRADLPRDGKAPVLLQVPGGAWAIGMRRPQAYPLMTHMSERGWICVSMAYRVSPRHTWPAHIVDVKRALAWVKENIADYGGDPDFVAITGGSAGGHLTALAALTPNEPQWQPGFEAADTSVVAAVPIYGRYDWFSREGSGRGEFIAILQRYIVKKRFAGNRQLYLDASPITKVRTDAPPFFVLHGTDDSIIPVGEGREFADALGQKSDDTVVYAEIPHAQHAFDFFGSPHGHYTAIAVAHFLDWVKAKRH, from the coding sequence ATGGCCCTCAGACGTCGTAGGCGCTACCCGCTGCTGCGGGCCGCCGCGGAGGTCGTGAACGCAGCCAACGCCGTGCGCCCGCTGGGCCGGGAGGGGTACGTCACGCTGCCGGTGTTCGCGTTCGGCTGGCCGACCGGTGAGGCCGCGCCCGTGGTGGCGGGTGCGTCGATGCTCGACGCGGTCCGACGGGGTCTGCGTGGCGACTTCGCGGGGCCGCGCGGCCGGATCGCGTTGGCCCTGACGGTCTTTGCCTGGGGCCTGCTGGGTCGTGTGTACTACCGCAGCTGGAAGTCTCAGGACTTCTTCGAGGAGCCGCTTCGCATGGCGCTCGGCGACGACTACGCGGAGATCGCCGCCAAGGAGGAGCGTCGCCGTCGCCGCGGCGGGGTGCTGCGCACGTCGTGGGCGCGACGCCAGTACGTCAAGAAGACCGACATCATCCGCTACGGCCCGCACCGAGCCAACGTCGCCGACGTCTGGCATCGCGCCGACCTCCCTCGCGACGGGAAGGCACCCGTGCTGCTGCAGGTACCCGGCGGCGCATGGGCGATCGGAATGCGACGCCCGCAGGCCTACCCACTGATGACCCACATGTCCGAACGCGGGTGGATTTGCGTGTCGATGGCCTACCGGGTGAGCCCGCGCCACACCTGGCCCGCCCACATCGTCGACGTGAAGCGCGCGCTGGCCTGGGTGAAGGAGAACATCGCCGACTACGGCGGCGACCCCGACTTCGTGGCGATCACCGGCGGATCGGCGGGCGGCCATCTGACCGCGCTGGCGGCGCTGACCCCCAACGAGCCGCAATGGCAACCGGGTTTCGAGGCGGCCGACACGTCGGTGGTGGCGGCGGTGCCGATCTACGGCCGCTACGACTGGTTCTCCCGCGAGGGGTCCGGTCGAGGAGAGTTCATCGCCATCCTGCAGCGCTACATCGTGAAGAAGCGGTTCGCCGGAAACCGGCAGCTGTACCTGGATGCGTCACCGATCACCAAGGTCCGCACCGACGCGCCACCGTTCTTCGTCCTGCACGGCACCGACGACTCCATCATCCCGGTCGGCGAGGGCCGGGAGTTCGCCGACGCGCTCGGCCAGAAGTCCGACGACACCGTCGTCTACGCCGAAATCCCGCACGCGCAGCACGCATTCGACTTCTTCGGCTCACCCCACGGGCACTACACCGCGATCGCGGTCGCGCACTTCCTCGACTGGGTCAAGGCCAAGCGCCATTAG
- a CDS encoding DUF4185 domain-containing protein: MSPGRRIASASIASAAAVGLCAVLGVAPLANAEPCEGAAAAAQPLPGQAFEIPSPSGIAPFNRPIGHKPAGANDAAPLPKLGLLPALLKALTPPPVAPVRQQAAVVPSPNPAGAATPQQPAAVQPAPAPVAAPAPVSTAPPGTSLVGWVTGPDSPNDTVEKFAITGTDLGIMWDNGDPANNQVLMAFGDTNGFCGIPGKQWRYNALFRSQDRSLANTIAVPNGVVANKYSGSPVWRPGISKQIINTIGQAPQETGIIPTAGISAGGKQYLNFMSIRSWDANGAWSTNYSAIAMSPDNGETWGVYPGTIRTPGAGNEKFQMGAFLKPGPGDQYLYTYGTPNGRGGAAYVARVSPGFIPDLTKYEYWNSDNGSWVPGNPAAATPVIPGPVGEMSAQYNTYLKQYLALYCNGANDVVMRTSPTPQGPWSPEQVLVTSGQFPGGIYAPYLHPWSTGKELYYNLSLWSAYNVMLMHTVLP; this comes from the coding sequence ATGTCGCCGGGTCGTCGAATCGCCTCCGCATCGATCGCGTCGGCGGCTGCCGTCGGATTGTGCGCGGTCCTCGGCGTCGCACCACTGGCAAACGCGGAACCGTGTGAGGGGGCCGCCGCGGCAGCCCAGCCGCTGCCCGGTCAGGCATTCGAGATTCCCAGTCCCTCGGGCATAGCGCCCTTCAACCGACCGATCGGACACAAGCCTGCCGGTGCGAACGATGCAGCGCCACTGCCGAAACTGGGACTGTTGCCCGCCCTGCTCAAGGCGCTCACTCCACCGCCCGTCGCGCCGGTCCGCCAGCAAGCCGCTGTCGTGCCCTCGCCAAATCCCGCCGGTGCGGCCACCCCGCAGCAACCCGCCGCGGTGCAGCCAGCTCCCGCGCCGGTAGCCGCGCCCGCGCCGGTGTCCACCGCTCCGCCGGGGACGTCGCTCGTGGGGTGGGTCACCGGGCCGGACAGCCCCAACGACACCGTCGAGAAGTTCGCCATCACTGGGACCGACCTCGGGATCATGTGGGACAACGGCGACCCCGCCAACAACCAGGTGCTGATGGCCTTCGGTGACACCAACGGCTTCTGCGGCATCCCCGGTAAGCAGTGGCGGTACAACGCGCTCTTCCGCAGCCAGGACCGTTCTTTGGCGAACACCATCGCCGTACCCAATGGCGTTGTCGCCAATAAGTATTCGGGATCGCCCGTATGGCGGCCGGGCATCTCCAAGCAGATCATCAACACCATCGGGCAGGCGCCGCAGGAGACCGGCATCATCCCGACGGCGGGCATCTCGGCGGGCGGGAAGCAGTACCTGAACTTCATGTCCATCAGGAGTTGGGACGCCAACGGCGCGTGGTCCACCAATTACTCGGCGATCGCGATGTCGCCCGACAACGGGGAGACCTGGGGTGTCTACCCGGGCACCATCCGCACGCCGGGGGCGGGCAATGAGAAGTTCCAGATGGGGGCCTTCCTCAAGCCGGGGCCCGGAGATCAGTACCTGTACACGTATGGCACGCCGAACGGTCGCGGCGGCGCGGCCTACGTGGCGCGCGTCTCGCCGGGTTTCATCCCCGACCTGACGAAGTACGAATACTGGAACTCAGACAACGGGTCGTGGGTCCCTGGCAACCCGGCGGCGGCGACCCCGGTGATTCCCGGCCCGGTGGGCGAGATGTCGGCGCAGTACAACACCTATCTCAAGCAGTACCTCGCGCTGTACTGCAACGGAGCCAACGACGTCGTGATGCGGACGTCGCCGACCCCGCAGGGACCGTGGAGTCCCGAACAGGTGTTGGTGACGTCCGGGCAGTTCCCCGGGGGTATCTACGCGCCGTACCTGCATCCCTGGTCGACGGGTAAGGAGCTGTACTACAACCTTTCGCTGTGGTCGGCATACAACGTCATGTTGATGCACACCGTCCTGCCCTAA
- a CDS encoding WS/DGAT/MGAT family O-acyltransferase has translation MKRLSGWDAVLLYSETPTVHMHTLKLAVIALDELGDRTFGIDDFRKVIHGRLHKLYPFRYELVDIPFKFHHPMWRENCEVDLEYHIRPYRVESPGGRRQLDDAVGEIASTPLDRARPLWEMYFIEGLADGRIAVLGKIHHALADGVASANLMARGMDLQTAPDDRDSYATDPAPTKGELVRTAFGDHLRQIGRLPSVMRYTAQGMSRVHESSRKLGPELTRPFTPPPSFMNHMVDGTRRFATATLSLADVKETGKHLGVTINDMVLAISAGALRRLLEKYDGRADHPLLASVPVSFDFSRDRISGNYFTGVMMTLPVEMADPLERVQAVHDAAVSAKETHHLMGPELVSRWSAYFPPAPAEAMFRWLANKDGQNKVLNLPISNVPGPREHGRVGGALVTEIYSVGPLTTGSGLNITVWSYVDQLNISVLSDGATLEDAHELTDAMVQAFIEIRHAAGLSAELTVVEGVMAP, from the coding sequence GTGAAGAGGCTCAGCGGGTGGGACGCGGTACTCCTCTACAGCGAGACGCCGACGGTGCACATGCACACGCTGAAACTGGCGGTGATCGCGCTCGACGAGCTCGGCGACCGGACGTTCGGCATCGACGACTTCCGCAAGGTCATCCACGGCAGGCTGCACAAGCTCTATCCGTTCCGCTACGAACTGGTCGACATCCCCTTCAAGTTCCACCATCCGATGTGGCGGGAGAACTGCGAAGTCGACCTGGAATACCACATCCGGCCATACCGGGTGGAGAGCCCGGGCGGGCGGCGCCAGCTCGACGACGCCGTCGGTGAGATTGCCAGCACGCCGTTGGATCGCGCCCGCCCGCTGTGGGAGATGTACTTCATCGAGGGTCTCGCCGACGGCCGGATTGCGGTGCTCGGCAAGATCCACCACGCGCTCGCCGATGGTGTCGCGTCGGCCAATCTGATGGCGCGGGGGATGGATCTCCAGACGGCTCCCGACGACCGGGATTCCTACGCCACCGATCCGGCGCCGACCAAGGGGGAACTCGTCCGGACGGCCTTCGGCGATCACCTCCGCCAGATCGGACGGCTGCCGAGCGTGATGCGGTATACGGCGCAGGGGATGAGCCGGGTGCACGAGAGCTCGCGCAAGTTGGGCCCGGAGCTGACGCGCCCATTCACCCCACCGCCCAGCTTCATGAACCACATGGTCGACGGGACTCGCCGGTTCGCGACGGCCACGTTGTCACTCGCCGACGTCAAGGAGACCGGCAAGCATCTGGGCGTGACCATCAACGACATGGTCCTGGCGATCTCGGCCGGGGCATTGCGGCGGCTTCTGGAGAAGTACGACGGACGTGCCGACCACCCGCTGTTGGCTTCCGTCCCAGTGAGTTTCGACTTCTCGCGCGATCGCATCTCGGGCAACTACTTCACCGGTGTGATGATGACGCTTCCGGTGGAGATGGCGGATCCGCTCGAGCGAGTGCAGGCCGTACACGACGCCGCGGTGTCGGCCAAGGAGACGCACCACCTGATGGGTCCGGAACTGGTGAGCCGGTGGTCGGCATACTTTCCGCCTGCCCCCGCCGAGGCGATGTTCCGGTGGCTGGCCAACAAGGATGGGCAGAACAAGGTGCTCAACCTGCCCATCAGCAACGTCCCGGGCCCTCGCGAGCACGGCCGTGTCGGCGGCGCGCTGGTGACCGAGATCTACTCGGTGGGTCCGCTCACGACCGGCAGCGGGCTCAACATCACGGTGTGGAGCTACGTCGACCAGTTGAACATCTCGGTGCTCTCTGACGGAGCGACACTCGAGGATGCGCACGAGCTGACCGATGCGATGGTGCAGGCGTTCATCGAGATTCGGCATGCGGCAGGGCTTTCGGCGGAGCTGACGGTCGTCGAAGGGGTGATGGCGCCCTGA
- a CDS encoding alpha/beta hydrolase, with protein sequence MTARPDTRYPGPTKTTRLRWLLRAGPADHMLAMSVAAATLPLVGRYLEPLGGATAMSIWGVRQTPSFVSAAVKSWFTPGIGEVKKRERDVTNAVTEAALRNVMPMKTLDVEWPAPQRTPPVWKALEHRRNVYRTSVRYGDSPSQVLDVWRPKELPAQPAPVLLFVPGGAWVHGSRILQGYALMSHLAEMGWVCLSIDYRVAPHHRWPQHLTDVKTAIAWAHANVDKFGGDRNFLALAGCSAGGHLAALAGLTPNDPEAQTELPAGSDTSVDAVVGIYGRYDWEDRSSVERVQFVDFLERVVVKRRIARHPEIYRKASPIARTHAEAPPFLVIHGSADTIIPVQQARDFVEKLRGDSRSVVGYVELPGAGHGFDMTDGARTGSMATAIGLFLNEVHRNQMINGTRAVI encoded by the coding sequence ATGACGGCACGACCGGATACCCGGTACCCCGGCCCGACGAAGACCACCCGGTTGCGCTGGCTGCTCAGGGCCGGCCCGGCCGACCACATGCTGGCGATGAGCGTTGCGGCGGCGACGTTGCCACTGGTCGGCCGATACCTCGAACCCCTCGGTGGCGCCACCGCGATGAGCATCTGGGGCGTTCGTCAGACCCCGAGCTTTGTGAGCGCCGCGGTGAAGTCGTGGTTCACCCCCGGCATCGGCGAGGTGAAGAAGCGCGAGCGCGACGTCACCAACGCCGTCACCGAGGCGGCGCTGCGGAACGTGATGCCCATGAAGACCCTCGACGTCGAATGGCCTGCACCTCAGCGCACTCCACCCGTCTGGAAGGCGCTCGAGCACCGTCGCAACGTGTACCGCACGTCGGTTCGCTACGGCGACAGCCCTTCTCAGGTGCTGGACGTGTGGCGGCCCAAGGAGCTGCCCGCACAACCGGCACCGGTGCTGTTGTTCGTGCCCGGCGGCGCCTGGGTGCACGGCAGCCGGATCCTGCAGGGCTACGCCCTCATGTCCCACCTGGCCGAGATGGGGTGGGTCTGCCTCTCGATCGACTACCGCGTCGCGCCGCATCACCGCTGGCCGCAGCACCTCACCGACGTCAAGACGGCGATCGCATGGGCGCACGCGAACGTGGACAAGTTCGGCGGCGACCGCAACTTCCTCGCGTTGGCGGGCTGTTCGGCCGGTGGACACCTGGCGGCGTTGGCCGGTCTCACGCCCAACGACCCCGAGGCGCAGACGGAGCTACCCGCCGGTTCGGACACCTCCGTGGACGCCGTCGTCGGCATCTACGGTCGCTACGACTGGGAGGACCGCTCGTCGGTCGAGCGGGTGCAGTTCGTCGACTTCCTGGAACGGGTCGTCGTGAAGCGCCGAATCGCCAGGCATCCCGAGATCTACCGCAAGGCGTCACCGATCGCGCGCACGCACGCCGAGGCGCCACCGTTCCTCGTCATCCACGGCAGCGCGGACACCATCATCCCGGTGCAGCAGGCCAGGGACTTCGTCGAGAAGCTGCGGGGTGACTCGCGCTCCGTCGTCGGCTACGTCGAGCTGCCGGGCGCCGGACACGGTTTCGACATGACCGACGGCGCCCGCACCGGGTCGATGGCCACCGCAATTGGCTTGTTCCTCAACGAAGTTCATCGAAACCAGATGATCAACGGGACAAGGGCGGTTATATAG